In Flavobacterium sp. WV_118_3, one DNA window encodes the following:
- a CDS encoding tetratricopeptide repeat protein — protein MKQFCIVYFVSCFLLFLPQTVIAQHNNGKTSPEMQVDILNRLGTTYNKKGNFEKAESLFQKAIALCRKHKFDKKLGQSLYNLSSLYTETANYETAIKLGEECVEVLQKQDDKETVAKSLMNLETCWRKRGMLINVMIYADSAVKALRPLKKDTLLELALWRQGEVYRKINTARAIPMLKEALVLAQRIPELYNLDNIYNSLGQCYIEPYTTVYDTKIAEHYFRMALQAALQYDKGDVNDNRIQYGNICTVNKKYKEAEHQLKLVYRDALAANNNDQLSVAAFCLGELYFAMNRFQTASRYLKEHELLEERYDAAQKKITTDKMAFNFKTGRVETLNKLLKQQRELQRVKQEQVSFRNNVKIGISVAVTLFLVTVTLVLYRFNKRKNLLLSKKSATLRQQLLLTQMSPHFITSSIESIQNLIREDKPDIAASYLSKFTRLTRQILESSTGDSISLDEEIAMITNYLTVQQLLYPGGFNFTVDDDGMNTEAIYLPPMLTQPLLTNAIKRITASNQHSIAVQLLLKDNKLLICVSDSGGPLQPGEQQRILELRDISITAERLEAPVTVKNITLEDGTVGVMTQLEIQYVTDD, from the coding sequence ATGAAGCAATTCTGTATTGTATACTTCGTTTCCTGTTTCCTGTTGTTTTTACCGCAGACAGTGATTGCACAACATAACAACGGGAAAACTTCGCCCGAAATGCAGGTCGACATTCTGAATCGTTTGGGAACGACTTACAATAAAAAAGGAAATTTTGAAAAAGCCGAATCGCTGTTTCAGAAAGCCATAGCCCTTTGCCGAAAGCACAAGTTCGACAAAAAACTAGGTCAGAGTCTGTATAACCTTTCATCACTGTATACCGAAACCGCTAATTACGAAACCGCGATAAAACTTGGCGAAGAATGTGTGGAAGTCCTCCAAAAACAAGACGATAAGGAGACCGTTGCCAAAAGTCTGATGAACCTTGAAACATGTTGGCGAAAGCGTGGAATGTTAATCAACGTGATGATCTATGCCGACAGTGCTGTAAAAGCTTTAAGACCATTAAAAAAAGATACCCTACTGGAACTGGCACTTTGGCGACAAGGAGAAGTATACCGAAAAATAAATACCGCGCGGGCTATACCCATGCTGAAAGAAGCGTTGGTTTTGGCACAAAGAATACCGGAATTGTACAACCTGGATAACATTTACAATTCGTTGGGGCAATGCTATATCGAACCCTATACTACAGTATATGACACCAAAATTGCCGAACACTATTTCCGGATGGCTTTACAGGCTGCGTTACAGTATGACAAAGGAGATGTGAACGATAACCGTATCCAATACGGAAACATATGCACCGTTAACAAAAAGTACAAAGAAGCAGAACATCAATTAAAGCTCGTGTACCGCGATGCCTTAGCCGCCAATAACAACGATCAGCTTTCGGTAGCTGCCTTTTGCCTTGGTGAGCTGTATTTTGCGATGAACCGTTTTCAAACCGCTTCCCGTTATCTGAAGGAACACGAATTGCTTGAAGAACGGTACGATGCCGCGCAGAAAAAAATTACGACCGATAAGATGGCCTTTAACTTTAAAACCGGAAGAGTCGAAACGCTAAACAAGCTCCTTAAACAGCAGCGCGAACTACAACGGGTAAAACAGGAACAAGTAAGCTTCCGCAATAACGTAAAAATAGGCATTTCGGTAGCTGTAACGCTTTTTCTGGTTACCGTTACATTGGTATTGTACCGGTTTAACAAAAGGAAAAATCTACTGCTATCCAAAAAGAGCGCTACCTTACGCCAGCAATTACTACTCACACAAATGAGTCCCCATTTTATAACGTCATCGATCGAGAGCATACAAAACCTCATCCGGGAAGACAAGCCGGATATAGCCGCCTCCTATCTTTCCAAATTCACCCGTCTGACCCGACAGATACTGGAAAGCAGTACGGGCGACTCTATTTCGCTGGATGAAGAGATCGCCATGATAACCAACTATCTCACGGTTCAGCAGTTGCTTTATCCCGGCGGCTTTAATTTTACGGTTGACGACGACGGTATGAATACCGAGGCCATTTACCTTCCACCAATGCTCACGCAGCCGTTGCTTACCAATGCCATAAAAAGAATAACAGCTTCCAACCAACATTCGATTGCCGTACAATTACTGTTAAAAGACAACAAACTGTTGATTTGCGTAAGCGACTCCGGCGGACCGTTACAACCCGGTGAGCAACAACGTATTTTGGAATTGCGGGATATAAGCATAACCGCAGAAAGGCTTGAGGCTCCGGTAACCGTAAAAAATATAACCCTCGAAGATGGCACGGTCGGTGTAATGACACAGTTGGAAATACAGTACGTTACCGATGACTAA